A single genomic interval of Spirosoma linguale DSM 74 harbors:
- a CDS encoding glycerophosphoryl diester phosphodiesterase (PFAM: glycerophosphoryl diester phosphodiesterase~KEGG: zgc:56068): protein MKLTNLLLLGFVLIAISSCRKDYEAPVPYNFAGTPGSGKFVPGVRRAMEGVYAVSDGAAQFGEQVALKWTYTLNGADTTHYLSIFTGLDAGFFNLEANQKVDSLVVDGYWRKLVNTNTGLVKLTVKTKRNGQLQAFSGSLLLGDTLVLTGGYGAGTAEPIQPLTLTYRRPLNQRPFSIMAHRSGGRTSDLLPASENSIEIIKLASRLGANGIEIDVRYTKDGVPILYHDNTLNLRLIQKTGLTGPIESYTFQQLRSLVRLINGEKIPTLEEALETVINNTSLNFVWLDTKYIGPMDKVQQIQQKYRQKAIAAGRDLRIVIGLPSTQAVASYEALPSKENTPILCELDTATTLGLGARIWAPRWTLGPQTDEVLAMKAAGLTVYVWTLDEPEFIREFISQNNFDGILSNYSPVVAYYHYVEQQ from the coding sequence GTGAAACTGACCAATCTCTTATTGCTGGGTTTTGTGCTCATCGCCATCAGCAGTTGCCGGAAGGACTATGAAGCACCTGTACCCTATAACTTTGCCGGTACGCCGGGCTCGGGTAAGTTTGTGCCGGGCGTTCGGCGGGCTATGGAAGGCGTTTATGCTGTTAGCGACGGAGCCGCACAATTTGGCGAACAGGTAGCCCTGAAATGGACATACACCCTGAACGGGGCCGACACGACCCATTATCTATCCATCTTTACGGGCCTCGACGCGGGTTTTTTCAATCTCGAAGCCAATCAGAAAGTCGACAGTCTGGTTGTCGATGGCTACTGGCGAAAGCTGGTCAATACGAATACGGGGCTGGTGAAGCTGACGGTCAAAACTAAACGAAATGGGCAATTACAAGCCTTTTCGGGTAGCCTGCTCCTGGGCGATACGCTCGTACTGACGGGCGGTTATGGCGCCGGGACAGCCGAGCCCATCCAGCCACTTACGCTCACGTACCGTCGTCCGCTCAACCAAAGGCCCTTCTCCATTATGGCCCACCGCTCTGGCGGGCGGACCTCGGATTTGCTACCGGCTTCGGAAAACTCCATCGAAATCATCAAACTGGCGTCACGATTAGGGGCTAACGGCATTGAGATCGACGTGCGCTACACGAAAGATGGCGTACCGATTCTGTACCACGACAATACCCTGAATTTGCGGCTTATTCAGAAGACTGGCCTCACCGGCCCTATCGAATCGTACACCTTTCAGCAACTCCGTTCGCTGGTGCGGCTCATCAATGGCGAAAAAATACCAACGCTGGAGGAAGCCCTGGAAACGGTTATCAATAACACGTCGCTGAATTTCGTCTGGCTCGATACCAAATACATTGGGCCAATGGACAAGGTTCAGCAGATTCAACAGAAGTACCGACAAAAGGCAATTGCCGCGGGCCGGGATCTTCGCATTGTTATTGGTTTGCCCAGTACGCAGGCAGTGGCCTCGTATGAAGCGTTGCCCAGTAAGGAAAATACCCCGATCCTGTGCGAGCTGGATACGGCTACCACGCTTGGCCTGGGTGCCCGTATCTGGGCACCGCGCTGGACGCTTGGCCCACAAACGGATGAAGTACTGGCCATGAAAGCGGCCGGGCTAACGGTCTATGTATGGACGCTCGACGAGCCGGAGTTTATCCGCGAATTTATCAGCCAGAACAACTTTGATGGTATTCTGTCCAATTACTCGCCGGTTGTAGCTTACTATCACTATGTTGAACAGCAATAA